One Deinococcus sp. LM3 DNA segment encodes these proteins:
- a CDS encoding DUF11 domain-containing protein, translating to MRLARPALLIVALWGLLLPSLAAAQSAACALPGRDGPTYVRNTYYPGSGTASAAGRTLNLGTLRGGTDAASAPLTPGDLVFIIQMQDGVLNNSNSVAYGNGSTGRGVTDLRDAGHYEFGVVTAVSGSVVTLRDPLRYTYESGPATASAARRSFQVLRVPQHSALTLGGTVRPPAWNGETGGVVVFDVAGTLNLGGATVDASAAGYRGGGSFVGGSLTGQNIQDYAALYTTTTSRGAMKAEGYAGTPTLVRGTAVTGGYTGTPSGLAAGDLGYPGGLTVARGAPGNAGGGGTQHNAGGGGGGNVGTGGTGGWSYGVYRTQAQYDALAANVKAACRTLTSGTTTYYSCQGDGSRDVGGLGGQGLAPDATRLFAGGGGGAGDSNNAADAATTAQGSGGAGGGVIFIRAGGVTGSGTLLANGQAGEPGGRDAGGGGGAGGTVALDIPAGAVSGLNVQVRGGAGGTSGLPLRAGETQGPGAGGGGGAVLLAQGVTVGSADVSGGAAGLNSPAAGLSNSYGSRAGAGGNGQLVYANDTAPLPGLCTPALTVTKTTATPTRFTTSTAATYTITVSNAAGRSEATDVTVQDPALPAGFTFARTQAVTLDGGATRTVVTDPTPGSAAPAWGTFTLPAGASVSVTFDVTLASPAPATYQNAAQASYLDPARTSAAGTATATFDPLGSGAEDVTVFSPPRVPLQKWVRNVTRATPFGTQGGGQPGDILEYCIAFRNDGGYVATNFTLRDTIPANSLALPAAYGTSPAPEGAPLGVRLSAQQVQSGESTPAGTDLTAAADADAASLSASGLTYTTNLAAGAGGSVCFRTQVR from the coding sequence ATGCGTCTTGCCCGCCCTGCCCTGCTGATCGTTGCCCTGTGGGGACTGCTGCTGCCATCCCTGGCCGCCGCCCAGAGCGCCGCCTGCGCGCTGCCGGGTCGCGACGGCCCCACCTACGTGCGCAACACCTACTACCCCGGCAGCGGCACCGCCAGCGCGGCGGGACGCACCCTCAACCTGGGCACTCTGCGTGGCGGCACGGACGCCGCGAGTGCGCCCCTCACGCCCGGCGACCTGGTGTTTATCATCCAGATGCAGGACGGCGTGCTGAATAACTCCAACTCGGTCGCGTACGGCAACGGCAGCACCGGCCGGGGCGTGACCGACCTGCGCGACGCCGGCCACTACGAGTTCGGGGTCGTGACGGCCGTCAGCGGCTCGGTCGTGACGCTGCGCGACCCGCTGCGCTACACCTACGAATCCGGTCCCGCCACCGCCAGCGCCGCGCGCCGTTCCTTCCAGGTGTTGCGGGTGCCGCAGCACTCCGCGCTGACCCTGGGCGGCACGGTCCGCCCCCCCGCCTGGAACGGCGAGACGGGCGGCGTCGTCGTGTTCGACGTGGCCGGCACCCTGAACCTGGGCGGGGCGACCGTGGACGCCAGCGCCGCCGGGTACCGGGGCGGCGGCTCGTTCGTGGGCGGCTCGCTGACCGGGCAGAACATCCAGGATTACGCCGCGCTGTACACGACGACCACCTCGCGCGGGGCCATGAAGGCCGAGGGGTACGCCGGGACGCCCACCCTGGTGCGCGGCACGGCCGTGACCGGCGGGTACACCGGCACGCCGTCCGGACTGGCGGCCGGCGACCTGGGCTACCCCGGCGGCCTGACCGTCGCGCGCGGCGCGCCCGGCAACGCGGGCGGCGGCGGCACCCAGCACAACGCGGGTGGCGGCGGCGGTGGGAACGTCGGGACCGGCGGCACCGGCGGCTGGAGTTACGGCGTGTACCGCACCCAGGCGCAGTACGACGCGCTGGCCGCGAACGTGAAGGCGGCCTGCCGCACCCTGACGTCCGGCACGACCACCTACTACTCCTGCCAGGGCGACGGGTCGCGCGACGTGGGTGGCCTGGGCGGGCAGGGCCTGGCGCCGGACGCCACGCGCCTGTTCGCGGGCGGCGGGGGCGGCGCGGGCGACAGCAACAACGCCGCCGACGCCGCCACAACCGCGCAGGGCAGCGGCGGCGCGGGCGGCGGCGTGATCTTCATCCGCGCGGGCGGCGTGACAGGGAGCGGCACCCTGCTCGCCAACGGGCAGGCCGGCGAGCCCGGCGGACGCGACGCGGGCGGCGGCGGCGGCGCAGGCGGCACCGTCGCGCTGGACATCCCGGCCGGCGCCGTGTCAGGTCTGAACGTGCAGGTGCGCGGCGGTGCGGGGGGCACGTCCGGACTGCCGCTGCGGGCCGGTGAGACCCAGGGCCCCGGTGCGGGCGGTGGCGGCGGCGCGGTCCTGCTCGCCCAGGGCGTGACGGTGGGCAGCGCCGACGTGAGTGGCGGCGCCGCCGGACTGAACTCCCCGGCGGCTGGCCTGAGCAACTCGTACGGCTCGCGGGCCGGGGCCGGCGGAAACGGGCAGCTGGTCTACGCGAACGACACGGCGCCGCTGCCGGGCCTGTGCACGCCCGCGCTGACCGTCACCAAGACCACCGCGACCCCCACCCGCTTCACGACCAGTACGGCCGCCACGTACACCATCACGGTCAGTAACGCCGCCGGGCGCAGCGAGGCGACGGACGTGACCGTGCAGGACCCGGCCCTCCCGGCTGGCTTCACGTTCGCGCGGACGCAGGCGGTCACGCTGGACGGCGGCGCGACCCGCACGGTCGTCACGGACCCCACGCCCGGCAGCGCCGCCCCGGCGTGGGGGACGTTCACCCTGCCGGCCGGGGCGAGCGTGAGCGTCACCTTCGACGTGACGCTCGCCTCGCCGGCCCCGGCCACGTACCAGAATGCCGCGCAGGCCAGTTACCTCGACCCGGCGCGGACCTCGGCGGCCGGAACGGCCACGGCGACCTTCGACCCGCTGGGCAGCGGCGCCGAGGACGTGACGGTGTTCTCGCCGCCGCGCGTGCCTCTGCAGAAATGGGTGCGCAACGTCACGCGCGCCACGCCCTTCGGCACGCAGGGTGGCGGGCAGCCGGGCGACATCCTGGAGTACTGCATCGCCTTCCGGAACGACGGCGGGTACGTCGCGACGAACTTCACGCTGCGCGACACGATCCCGGCGAACTCGCTGGCGTTGCCGGCCGCGTACGGCACCTCGCCGGCCCCGGAGGGCGCGCCACTGGGCGTGCGTCTCTCGGCGCAGCAGGTGCAGTCGGGCGAGTCCACGCCCGCCGGAACGGACCTGACGGCCGCCGCCGACGCCGACGCCGCCAGCCTGAGCGCCAGTGGCCTGACGTACACCACGAACCTCGCGGCGGGTGCGGGCGGCAGCGTGTGCTTCCGCACGCAGGTCCGCTAG
- a CDS encoding DeoR/GlpR family DNA-binding transcription regulator has translation MNAPLAEDRLQRILDLLARHGSLRTTALTEALGVSGATTRRDLDTLERRGLIRKMHGGAALASQDQGYQDRAALHQGRKTDLAQTALGLIRPGQTVYLDAGTTARSVAQALRRTPELTRTLRVVTHGIDVAYELNGECPLYVVGGEVYGSTFSLTGPDALDTVRRYRYDLFLVGCTSIDPTRGPTNSNLIEAQQKAAIIAQSTRTALIADSSKWGPPGFATFARFDQLRDWVTDHAPADARTTFEAHGVQVHQPQPR, from the coding sequence ATGAACGCACCACTCGCGGAGGACCGCCTCCAGCGCATCCTCGACCTGCTCGCCCGGCACGGCAGCCTGCGCACCACCGCCCTGACCGAGGCCCTCGGGGTCAGCGGCGCCACCACCCGCCGCGACCTCGACACCCTCGAACGGCGCGGCCTGATCCGCAAGATGCACGGCGGCGCCGCCCTCGCCAGCCAGGATCAGGGCTACCAGGACCGCGCCGCGCTGCACCAGGGCCGCAAGACCGACCTCGCCCAGACCGCCCTGGGCCTGATCCGCCCCGGCCAGACCGTGTACCTCGACGCCGGCACCACCGCCCGCAGCGTCGCGCAGGCCCTGCGCCGCACGCCCGAACTGACCCGCACGCTGCGCGTCGTCACGCACGGCATCGACGTGGCCTACGAACTGAACGGCGAGTGCCCGCTGTACGTCGTGGGCGGCGAGGTGTACGGCAGCACCTTCAGCCTCACCGGGCCCGACGCGCTGGACACCGTCCGGCGCTACCGCTACGACCTGTTCCTGGTCGGCTGCACCAGCATCGATCCCACGCGCGGCCCCACCAACAGCAACCTGATCGAGGCGCAGCAGAAGGCCGCCATCATCGCGCAGTCCACCCGCACCGCCCTGATCGCCGACAGCAGCAAGTGGGGCCCGCCCGGCTTCGCCACCTTCGCCCGCTTCGACCAGCTGCGAGACTGGGTCACCGACCACGCCCCCGCCGACGCCCGCACGACCTTCGAGGCGCACGGCGTGCAGGTCCACCAACCCCAACCCCGATAG
- the ptsP gene encoding phosphoenolpyruvate--protein phosphotransferase produces the protein MTELPDRLIQLGAHATSKEDAITQVAALLSGAGYTDPAYLQGMLTRETQANTYLGSGIAIPHGTPDTRHLIHRTGLAVLQLPQGVVWGEGGEQVRLVIGIAAASDEHLDILRRLTRVLSDDALVERLSVTRDPAQLREALTGQSAPVAPAQPAPATAPALPFSAQVTLPNPQGMHARPGTALATLVRRLGARVQLTHGDRRADALRLMELLSLGLTRGATFTVSADSEAALRAVTDAIRAGLGDDLSAPVAAPAARREPDWQPAHVGATIEGVPAADGLVIGETRQYAARPLTVTDTPGEPLEAATQLDQALTAAGRELDQTIAATRERYGADKAAIFEAHRELLSDEGIVQDTVALILDGRGAAWAYQQVTQDRVSQLQRLDDPTLAARAVDLGDVQRRVLRHLLGLGEERAHEGGPAILLAPDLTPSDTARLGPDALLGFVTAQGGPTSHTAIIARGLGLPAVVAAGTGLLDVPDGTPAILDGSAGRLYLNPSDADLQSARDRQGVLNAERDRARAARHEPGATRDGAPVEIAANINRAADAPAALDAGAQGVGLMRTEFLFLERDSVPTEDEQEREYRAMAQAMDGRPLIIRTLDIGGDKEVPYLGLEREDNSFLGLRGIRLCFERPDLFMPQLRAVARVAKDHPNVHVMFPMISTLEDFRRARALLDGVREELGVGRIPLGVMIEVPSAALLAPLLAAEVDFFSVGTNDLTQYTLAMDRLHPQLARQTDAMHPAVLQLIKLTVDAAEAHGRWVGVCGGAAGDEVGALILTGLGVRELSVSPPQIPAVKAALRQHDLPALRALAAQALGQPNAEAVRALVHAGTGKGRA, from the coding sequence ATGACCGAACTTCCCGACAGGCTGATCCAGCTGGGCGCGCACGCCACCAGCAAGGAAGACGCCATCACCCAGGTCGCCGCCCTCCTCAGCGGCGCCGGCTACACCGACCCCGCCTACCTGCAGGGCATGCTGACCCGTGAGACCCAGGCGAACACCTACCTCGGCAGCGGCATCGCCATTCCGCACGGCACGCCCGACACCCGCCACCTGATCCACCGCACCGGACTGGCGGTCCTGCAACTCCCGCAGGGCGTCGTCTGGGGCGAGGGCGGTGAACAGGTCCGGCTGGTCATCGGCATCGCCGCCGCCAGCGACGAGCACCTGGACATCCTGCGCCGCCTGACCCGCGTTCTGTCCGACGACGCCCTCGTCGAGCGGCTGTCGGTCACCCGCGACCCGGCCCAGCTGCGCGAGGCCCTGACCGGCCAGTCCGCCCCGGTGGCGCCTGCCCAGCCCGCCCCGGCCACCGCGCCCGCCCTGCCGTTCAGCGCGCAGGTCACGCTGCCCAACCCGCAGGGCATGCACGCCCGCCCCGGCACCGCCCTGGCCACCCTGGTCCGCCGCCTGGGCGCCCGCGTGCAGCTCACGCACGGCGACCGCCGCGCCGACGCCCTGCGCCTGATGGAACTGCTCAGCCTGGGCCTGACGCGCGGCGCGACCTTCACCGTCAGCGCCGACAGCGAGGCGGCCCTGCGCGCCGTCACCGATGCCATCCGCGCCGGACTGGGCGACGACCTGAGCGCCCCGGTCGCCGCGCCCGCCGCGCGCCGCGAACCCGACTGGCAGCCTGCCCACGTCGGCGCGACCATCGAGGGCGTCCCCGCCGCCGACGGTCTGGTGATCGGCGAGACCCGCCAGTACGCCGCGCGGCCACTGACCGTCACGGACACGCCGGGCGAACCCCTGGAGGCCGCCACGCAGCTCGATCAGGCCCTCACGGCGGCCGGGCGGGAACTCGACCAGACCATCGCCGCCACCCGCGAACGCTACGGCGCCGACAAGGCCGCCATCTTCGAGGCGCACCGCGAACTGCTGTCCGACGAGGGCATCGTGCAGGACACCGTCGCGCTGATCCTCGACGGGCGCGGCGCCGCCTGGGCGTACCAGCAGGTCACGCAGGACCGCGTCTCGCAGCTGCAACGCCTGGACGACCCCACCCTCGCCGCCCGCGCCGTGGACCTCGGGGACGTGCAGCGCCGCGTGCTGCGCCACCTGCTGGGCCTGGGTGAGGAACGCGCCCACGAGGGCGGCCCCGCCATCCTGCTCGCCCCGGACCTGACGCCCAGCGACACCGCCCGCCTGGGCCCGGACGCCCTGCTGGGCTTCGTGACCGCGCAGGGCGGCCCGACCAGCCACACCGCCATCATCGCGCGCGGCCTGGGCCTGCCCGCCGTGGTCGCTGCCGGGACCGGCCTGCTGGACGTGCCCGACGGTACGCCCGCCATCCTGGACGGCAGCGCCGGACGCCTGTACCTGAACCCCAGCGACGCCGACCTGCAGTCCGCGCGGGACCGTCAGGGCGTCCTGAACGCCGAACGTGACCGCGCCCGCGCCGCCCGCCACGAACCCGGCGCGACCCGTGACGGCGCGCCCGTCGAGATCGCCGCGAACATCAACCGCGCCGCCGACGCGCCCGCCGCGCTGGACGCCGGCGCGCAGGGCGTGGGCCTGATGCGCACCGAGTTCCTGTTCCTGGAACGCGACAGCGTGCCGACCGAGGACGAGCAGGAACGCGAGTACCGCGCCATGGCGCAGGCCATGGACGGACGGCCCCTGATCATCCGCACGCTGGACATCGGCGGCGACAAGGAAGTGCCGTACCTGGGCCTGGAACGCGAGGACAACTCCTTCCTGGGCCTGCGCGGCATCCGCCTGTGCTTCGAACGCCCGGACCTGTTCATGCCGCAGCTGCGCGCCGTCGCCCGCGTGGCCAAGGACCACCCGAACGTGCACGTCATGTTCCCCATGATCAGCACCCTCGAGGACTTCCGCCGCGCCCGCGCCCTGCTCGACGGCGTGCGCGAGGAACTCGGCGTGGGCCGCATCCCGCTCGGCGTGATGATCGAGGTGCCGTCCGCCGCGCTGCTCGCGCCGCTGCTGGCCGCCGAGGTGGATTTCTTCAGCGTCGGCACGAACGACCTGACGCAGTACACCCTCGCCATGGACCGCCTGCACCCGCAACTGGCCCGCCAGACCGACGCCATGCACCCGGCCGTGCTGCAACTCATCAAGCTGACCGTGGACGCCGCCGAGGCGCACGGCCGGTGGGTCGGCGTGTGCGGCGGCGCCGCCGGGGACGAGGTCGGCGCGCTGATCCTGACCGGACTGGGCGTGCGGGAACTGTCGGTCAGCCCGCCGCAGATTCCGGCCGTGAAGGCCGCGCTGCGCCAGCACGACCTGCCCGCCCTGCGCGCCCTGGCCGCCCAGGCACTCGGCCAGCCGAACGCCGAGGCCGTGCGCGCCCTCGTGCACGCCGGCACCGGGAAGGGCCGCGCATGA
- the pfkB gene encoding 1-phosphofructokinase, which translates to MTARPGRVVTLTLNPALDLTVRADGWQRGQVNAGQELHQTAGGKGVNVASILADWSRADCNRTGPGEPLSVTATGLLGQDNAAPFEALLRDKGVTDAFVRVSGATRVGIKLVDGAAQETTDLNLPGLSATPDTLTELGAVLTRLGADADVVVLAGSLPPGVPADHYATLTAGLRRAGVFVALDTSGPALTAALAAPVLPDLIKPNIHELEAALGRPLTGDAGILAAARTLLERGARIVAVSQGERGALIVTDAGAVFARPPRVTVVSTVGAGDAMVAGLVSAHLSGLSLEGAARRATGFSAGTITRLGPHLPAPAELADLTAQVEVTPA; encoded by the coding sequence ATGACCGCCCGCCCCGGCCGGGTCGTGACCCTCACGCTGAACCCGGCGCTGGACCTGACCGTGCGCGCCGACGGCTGGCAGCGCGGGCAGGTGAACGCCGGGCAGGAGCTGCACCAGACCGCCGGGGGGAAGGGCGTGAACGTCGCCAGCATCCTTGCGGACTGGAGCCGGGCCGACTGCAACCGCACCGGGCCGGGCGAACCACTGAGTGTCACCGCCACCGGCCTGCTCGGACAGGACAACGCCGCGCCCTTCGAGGCCCTGCTGCGCGACAAGGGCGTCACCGACGCCTTCGTGCGCGTGAGCGGCGCGACCCGCGTGGGCATCAAACTCGTGGACGGCGCGGCGCAGGAAACCACCGACCTCAACCTGCCGGGCCTGAGCGCCACGCCGGACACGCTGACCGAACTGGGCGCGGTCCTCACCCGCCTGGGTGCCGACGCCGACGTGGTCGTGCTGGCGGGCAGCCTCCCGCCCGGCGTGCCCGCCGACCACTACGCCACCCTGACGGCCGGGCTGCGCCGCGCCGGTGTGTTCGTCGCGCTCGACACCAGCGGCCCGGCCCTGACCGCCGCGCTGGCCGCGCCGGTTCTGCCGGACCTGATCAAACCCAACATCCACGAACTGGAGGCCGCGCTGGGCCGCCCCCTGACGGGCGACGCCGGGATCCTCGCCGCCGCCCGCACCCTGCTGGAACGCGGCGCGCGGATCGTGGCCGTCTCGCAGGGCGAACGCGGCGCGCTGATCGTCACGGACGCCGGGGCCGTGTTCGCCCGGCCGCCGCGCGTCACGGTCGTCAGTACCGTCGGCGCCGGGGACGCCATGGTCGCCGGACTGGTCAGCGCCCACCTGAGCGGCCTGAGCCTGGAAGGCGCCGCGCGGCGTGCCACGGGCTTCAGCGCCGGGACCATCACCCGCCTCGGCCCGCACCTGCCCGCCCCCGCCGAACTGGCCGACCTGACCGCGCAGGTCGAGGTCACGCCCGCCTGA
- a CDS encoding PTS fructose-like transporter subunit IIB, whose amino-acid sequence MANIVAVTACPTGIAHTFMAAEALRRAAQAAGHTLRVETQGSVGTQDALSAAEIAAADAVILAADVNVDEGRFAGKIIIRASTREVIADAAALITRAATGSSAPAPTPAPATASTGGPLHVVGITACPTGIAHTFMAAEGLEGGAKKLGHTVKIETQGSVGAGNALTPDDIARADLVVIAADTNVDLSRFTGKRVYVTGTKPAIRDGAAVVTTALAQATVHGGPAGGGAAAGNPDFVAQAAAAKASKNAGVPAFYKHLMTGVSHMLPFVVAGGLLIALAFAIGSFQFGDQGIFIYEDKYAGTLGNTLFKIGANGAFGLFVPVLAGYIAFSIADRPGLAPGMIGGFLAGLTGSGFLGGIIAGFLAGYVVLWLTRSIRLPRTLEGLKPTLLLPLLGTLAVGLLMMFVIGQPVAAALTGLTTWLQGLGNTSAGLLGALLGAMMAFDMGGPINKAAYTFSTGLLGAKVYGPIAAVMAAGMTPPLALFLATLVFKNRFTKDEVEAGKAAGVLGVSFITEGAIPFAARDPLRVIPALMAGSAAAGAISMAAGCLLRAPHGGIFVLFIPNAVTNLPMYVVAILAGTVVSTVMLGILKKPLGADGLPLVKGVPQAVNAAD is encoded by the coding sequence ATGGCTAACATCGTCGCAGTCACGGCCTGCCCCACCGGCATCGCCCACACCTTCATGGCCGCCGAGGCGCTGCGCCGCGCCGCCCAGGCCGCCGGTCATACCCTGCGGGTCGAGACGCAGGGCAGCGTCGGCACGCAGGACGCCCTGAGCGCCGCCGAGATCGCCGCCGCCGACGCCGTGATCCTCGCCGCCGACGTGAACGTCGACGAGGGGCGCTTCGCCGGGAAGATCATCATCCGCGCCAGCACCCGCGAGGTCATCGCGGACGCCGCCGCCCTGATCACCCGCGCCGCGACCGGCAGCTCCGCCCCGGCCCCCACGCCCGCTCCCGCCACGGCCTCCACGGGCGGCCCGCTGCACGTGGTCGGCATCACCGCCTGCCCCACCGGGATCGCGCACACCTTCATGGCCGCCGAGGGCCTGGAAGGCGGCGCGAAGAAACTCGGGCACACCGTCAAGATCGAGACGCAGGGCAGCGTCGGCGCCGGCAACGCCCTGACACCCGACGACATCGCCCGCGCGGATCTGGTCGTCATTGCCGCCGACACGAACGTGGACCTGAGCCGCTTTACCGGTAAGCGCGTGTACGTGACCGGCACCAAACCCGCCATCCGTGACGGCGCGGCCGTCGTGACGACCGCCCTCGCCCAGGCGACCGTGCACGGCGGGCCGGCCGGCGGCGGCGCGGCGGCCGGCAACCCCGACTTCGTGGCGCAGGCCGCCGCCGCGAAGGCCAGCAAGAACGCGGGCGTGCCCGCCTTCTACAAGCACCTGATGACCGGCGTGTCGCACATGCTTCCGTTCGTGGTCGCGGGCGGCCTGCTGATCGCCCTGGCGTTCGCCATCGGCTCATTCCAGTTCGGGGATCAGGGCATCTTCATCTACGAGGACAAGTACGCCGGCACGCTCGGCAACACCCTGTTCAAGATCGGCGCGAACGGCGCGTTCGGTCTGTTCGTGCCGGTCCTCGCCGGGTACATCGCGTTCTCGATCGCCGACCGGCCCGGCCTCGCGCCCGGCATGATCGGCGGCTTCCTCGCCGGCCTGACCGGCAGCGGCTTCCTGGGCGGCATCATCGCGGGCTTCCTGGCCGGGTACGTCGTGCTGTGGCTGACCCGTTCCATCCGGCTGCCCCGCACCCTCGAGGGCCTGAAACCCACGCTGCTGCTGCCGCTGCTGGGCACCCTGGCCGTGGGCCTGCTGATGATGTTCGTGATCGGCCAGCCTGTCGCGGCCGCCCTGACCGGCCTGACCACCTGGCTGCAGGGCCTGGGCAACACCAGCGCCGGCCTGCTGGGCGCGCTGCTGGGCGCCATGATGGCCTTCGACATGGGCGGCCCGATCAACAAGGCCGCGTACACCTTCAGCACCGGCCTGCTGGGCGCCAAGGTGTACGGCCCCATCGCGGCCGTCATGGCGGCCGGCATGACCCCGCCGCTGGCGCTGTTCCTGGCGACGCTGGTCTTCAAAAACCGCTTCACGAAGGACGAGGTCGAGGCCGGCAAGGCGGCCGGCGTGCTGGGCGTGTCGTTCATCACCGAGGGCGCCATTCCCTTCGCGGCCCGTGACCCGCTGCGCGTCATTCCGGCCCTGATGGCCGGCAGCGCCGCCGCCGGCGCGATCAGCATGGCGGCCGGGTGCCTGCTGCGCGCCCCGCACGGCGGGATCTTCGTGCTGTTCATCCCGAACGCCGTGACGAACCTGCCCATGTACGTGGTCGCCATCCTGGCCGGCACCGTGGTCAGCACCGTCATGCTGGGCATCCTGAAAAAACCCCTCGGCGCCGACGGCCTGCCCCTCGTGAAGGGCGTGCCCCAGGCCGTGAACGCCGCCGACTGA
- a CDS encoding serine hydrolase, producing the protein MIVPARTRALLDAAVQDPQGPSAAALGVVSAAGERVTLHLGRPRHAPDAPPLSGGDWWDLASLTKPLLTAREILRAAGDGLLDLDDPLSRLLPDLAWMQDTPLHGRTPRQLLTHTAGLGAWTPLYTWGDPGTIRARFLQEPWEVTEPGPVRYSDLGYVLLGRVLERARGQLLSDFTLDAGLTFTPDPARTVSTEVCAWRGRLLTGETHDENAAALGGVAGHAGLFGTLDGVLDQAERLLRGGWLPAAAQALALRPHAPERTLAFVHACPGWSGGSLCSPQAAGHTGFTGTGLWVDPGHGLAWVLLTNRVHPTRHTPFDIQGLRRAVGNTLQAALAAP; encoded by the coding sequence GTGATCGTCCCGGCCCGCACCCGCGCGCTGCTGGACGCGGCCGTGCAGGACCCGCAGGGCCCGTCCGCCGCCGCGCTCGGCGTGGTGAGCGCCGCCGGGGAGCGCGTCACGCTGCACCTGGGCCGCCCCCGCCACGCGCCCGACGCCCCCCCGCTGAGCGGCGGGGACTGGTGGGACCTGGCCAGCCTCACCAAGCCGCTGCTGACCGCCCGTGAAATCCTGCGCGCCGCCGGGGACGGCCTGCTGGACCTCGACGACCCGCTGTCCCGGCTGCTGCCGGACCTGGCGTGGATGCAGGACACGCCGCTGCACGGACGCACGCCCCGCCAGCTCCTGACGCACACCGCCGGGCTGGGCGCCTGGACGCCCCTGTACACCTGGGGCGACCCCGGGACCATCCGCGCCCGCTTCCTGCAGGAACCCTGGGAGGTCACGGAGCCCGGCCCGGTCCGCTACTCGGACCTGGGGTACGTGCTGCTGGGCCGCGTGCTGGAACGCGCGCGCGGGCAGCTCCTGAGCGACTTCACGCTGGACGCGGGCCTGACCTTCACGCCGGACCCGGCCCGCACCGTCTCCACCGAGGTCTGCGCGTGGCGCGGCCGGCTCCTGACCGGCGAGACGCACGACGAGAACGCCGCCGCGCTCGGCGGGGTCGCCGGGCACGCCGGGCTGTTCGGCACACTGGACGGCGTGCTGGATCAGGCCGAACGGCTGCTGCGCGGCGGGTGGCTCCCGGCCGCCGCGCAGGCCCTGGCCCTGCGCCCGCACGCGCCGGAACGCACCCTGGCGTTCGTGCACGCCTGCCCCGGCTGGAGCGGCGGCAGCCTGTGCAGCCCGCAGGCGGCCGGGCACACCGGCTTCACCGGCACCGGCCTGTGGGTGGACCCCGGCCACGGCCTCGCCTGGGTGCTGCTCACCAACCGCGTTCACCCGACCCGGCACACGCCCTTCGACATTCAGGGCCTGCGCCGCGCCGTGGGCAACACCCTCCAGGCAGCCCTGGCCGCGCCCTGA
- a CDS encoding N-acetylmuramic acid 6-phosphate etherase, with protein sequence MTHADVPSPDPTTQPGGATADPRRTEGVHPDHPDLDRLPLGDLLDVLTDDQLGAVQAARRAAPALAGAAAAALPRLERGGRLVYAGAGTSGRLCVLDATELTPTFSWPPERAVPLIAGGERAIRSAVEGAEDDRAAGERDVRATGIGPDDVLIGVAASGTTPYVLGALHAARQAGALTIGLSNNPDTPLLREAECAVLLDTGPEIISGSTRLKAGTAQKIALNSLSSALMVRLGKVYGNLMVDLRASNEKLEGRALRLVMYATRAPEPDARAALLDAGGQVKVAVVALRLGVSAAEATRRLDAAHGHARTALGEA encoded by the coding sequence ATGACGCACGCTGACGTTCCCTCCCCCGATCCGACCACCCAGCCCGGCGGGGCCACGGCCGACCCGCGCCGCACCGAGGGCGTCCACCCGGACCACCCGGACCTCGACCGGCTGCCGCTGGGCGACCTGCTGGACGTCCTGACCGACGATCAGCTGGGCGCCGTGCAGGCCGCGCGCCGCGCCGCGCCCGCCCTGGCCGGCGCCGCCGCCGCCGCGCTGCCCCGCCTGGAACGCGGCGGGCGGCTGGTGTACGCCGGGGCCGGCACCAGCGGCCGCCTGTGCGTGCTGGACGCCACGGAACTCACGCCCACCTTCTCGTGGCCGCCCGAACGGGCCGTGCCGCTGATCGCCGGAGGGGAGCGCGCCATCCGCAGCGCCGTCGAGGGCGCCGAGGACGACCGCGCGGCCGGTGAGCGCGACGTGCGGGCCACCGGCATCGGCCCGGACGACGTGCTGATCGGCGTGGCCGCCAGCGGCACCACGCCGTACGTGCTGGGCGCGCTGCACGCCGCGCGGCAGGCCGGGGCGCTCACGATCGGCCTGTCGAACAACCCGGACACGCCGCTGCTGCGCGAGGCCGAATGCGCCGTGCTGCTCGACACCGGCCCGGAAATCATCAGCGGCAGCACCCGCCTGAAAGCCGGAACCGCGCAGAAGATCGCGCTGAACAGCCTCTCGAGCGCCCTGATGGTCCGGCTGGGCAAGGTGTACGGCAACCTGATGGTGGACCTGCGCGCCAGCAACGAGAAACTCGAGGGCCGCGCGCTGCGGCTGGTCATGTACGCCACGCGCGCCCCGGAACCCGACGCCCGCGCCGCCCTGCTGGACGCCGGGGGTCAGGTGAAGGTCGCGGTGGTCGCCCTGCGCCTGGGCGTCAGCGCCGCCGAGGCGACCCGCCGACTGGACGCCGCGCACGGTCACGCCCGCACCGCGCTGGGCGAGGCCTGA